Proteins encoded by one window of Nomascus leucogenys isolate Asia chromosome 19, Asia_NLE_v1, whole genome shotgun sequence:
- the KCNF1 gene encoding potassium voltage-gated channel subfamily F member 1: MDGSGERSLPEPGSQSSAASDDIEIVVNVGGVRQVLYGDLLSQYPETRLAELINCLAGGYDTIFSLCDDYDPGKREFYFDRDPDAFKCVIEVYYFGEVHMKKGICPICFKNEMDFWKVDLKFLDDCCKSHLSEKREELEEIARRVQLILDDLGVDAAEGRWRRCQKCVWKFLEKPESSCPARVVAVLSFLLILVSSVVMCMGTIPELQVLDAEGNRVEHPTLENVETACIGWFTLEYLLRLFSSPNKLHFALSFMNIVDVLAILPFYVSLTLTHLGARMMELTNVQQAVQALRIMRIARIFKLARHSSGLQTLTYALKRSFKELGLLLMYLAVGIFVFSALGYTMEQSHPETLFKSIPQSFWWAIITMTTVGYGDIYPKTTLGKLNAAISFLCGVIAIALPIHPIINNFVRYYNKQRVLETAAKHELELMELNSSSGGEGKTGGSRSDLDNLPPEPAGKEAPSCSSRLKLSHSDTFIPLLTEEKHHRTRLQSCK, translated from the coding sequence ATGGACGGGTCCGGGGAGCGCAGCCTCCCGGAGCCGGGCAGCCAGAGCTCCGCTGCCAGCGACGACATAGAGATAGTCGTCAACGTGGGGGGCGTGCGGCAGGTGCTGTACGGGGACCTCCTCAGTCAGTACCCTGAGACTCGGCTGGCGGAGCTCATCAACTGCTTGGCTGGGGGCTACGacaccatcttctccctgtgcGACGACTACGACCCCGGCAAGCGCGAGTTCTACTTTGACAGGGACCCGGACGCCTTCAAGTGTGTTATCGAGGTGTACTATTTCGGGGAGGTCCACATGAAGAAGGGCATCTGCCCCATCTGCTTCAAGAACGAGATGGACTTCTGGAAGGTGGACCTCAAGTTCCTGGACGACTGTTGCAAGAGCCACCTGAGCGAGAAGCGCGAGGAGCTAGAGGAGATCGCGCGCCGCGTGCAGCTCATCCTGGACGACCTGGGCGTGGACGCGGCCGAGGGCCGCTGGCGCCGCTGCCAGAAGTGCGTCTGGAAGTTCCTGGAGAAGCCCGAGTCTTCGTGCCCGGCGCGGGTGGTGGCCGTGCTCTCCTTCCTGCTCATCCTTGTCTCGTCCGTGGTCATGTGCATGGGCACCATCCCCGAGCTGCAGGTGCTGGACGCCGAGGGCAACCGCGTGGAGCACCCGACGCTGGAGAACGTGGAGACGGCGTGCATTGGCTGGTTCACCCTGGAGTACCTGCTGCGCCTCTTCTCGTCACCCAACAAGCTGCACTTCGCGCTGTCCTTCATGAACATTGTGGACGTGCTGGCCATCCTCCCCTTCTACGTGAGCCTCACGCTCACGCACCTGGGTGCCCGCATGATGGAGCTGACCAACGTGCAGCAGGCGGTGCAGGCGCTGCGGATCATGCGCATCGCACGCATCTTCAAGCTGGCCCGCCACTCCTCGGGCTTGCAGACCCTCACCTATGCCCTCAAGCGCAGCTTCAAGGAACTGGGGCTGCTGCTCATGTACCTGGCAGTGGGTATCTTTGTCTTCTCTGCCCTGGGCTACACCATGGAGCAGAGCCACCCAGAGACCCTGTTTAAGAGCATCCCCCAGTCCTTCTGGTGGGCCATCATCACCATGACAACCGTCGGCTACGGCGACATCTACCCCAAGACCACGCTGGGCAAGCTCAACGCGGCCATCAGCTTCTTGTGTGGTGTCATCGCCATCGCCCTGCCCATCCACCCCATCATCAACAACTTTGTCAGGTACTACAACAAGCAGCGCGTCCTGGAGACGGCGGCCAAGCACGAGCTGGAGCTGATGGAACTCAACTCCAGCAGCGGGGGCGAGGGCAAGACCGGGGGCTCCCGCAGTGACCTGGACAACCTCCCTCCAGAGCCTGCGGGGAAGGAGGCGCCCAGCTGCAGCAGCCGGCTGAAGCTGTCCCACAGCGACACCTTCATCCCCCTCCTGACCGAGGAGAAGCACCACAGGACCCGGCTCCAGAGTTGCAAGTGA